The nucleotide sequence GCGTAGATAGCCGGGGACAGTTTCTGGTGCTGATGCCTGATGTGCCTGACTCTCGACCTCTGGAGGAACGCCAAACGGCATTAGCCGAAAGCTCACTCTTGCCTCCTGGCGAGACCCGCGCCCTGCCTGGACAGATCGAAGATTGGGGAGTTCCCGCAACGGTTAGCTGGGTAGAGACGTTCTTAGTGTTCAGCCGTGCCCCATTCCATAAAACTTGGGAATTGCTGGCTGAGAAAGACGGTGAGGTAGCTCAGCAGCAGAGACTGCACAAGCTTAACCAGCCGCTTAAGTTAACCCGAGCTTTACTGGCAGATTTACATGAGGGGGCAGTGACCCACGATCCTACCCTGGCCTTTACTGACCAGTACAGTCTGCACTCCGCTACCTGGGCTACGCTGAGCTTCCGCTATCCAGTACTCCTATAGTCGTCTTCAGGGGGTGGTTGGGTTATCTCGAAGGAGAGGCTACGCCAATGCAAGCTCGACACCAACGTACGGAAAAGGACTAGACACACGACTACAAATTTAGGGTTCTGTTCAAAACCGGATAGCCAAAAGGCCCAATGCCCCTCCCAGGCCCAAGCCCAACACAGCAGTCGCCGCCAAGATCAAACAAGCTTGAGTGCGCTTGAACGGAGCAACTAGCCGATCGCCAGTGCGAGCAGTCACGACGGCGCATAGTCCGGCCAACAGAAGCGCTGTCAGGCTCAGCAGCATCACTTCCAAAGCGGCCCGAGGGATTTCTGTCTCCTCTAGGTCTGGACTGCCGAAAAAGTTGAGAGCAGCAGAGAGGGCGACGGTCAAGGCCGCTGCGCCGACAATACCCAGCAAAATCATGAGGCTGCTGGGTAATCCACGAAGCCGCTGCAGCGCCTGAGGGCCAACCAGGGCCACAGACTGCAGGAGAATCCCGGCCAGAGCCACGGTCCAAATCCAGTAGGGCACTGGAGAAGCTGCCAGAGTTAGACCTACAGATCCATAGAGCAGTAGGGTCGCTGTCAGCCAGAGCCACGGTGTAGGGGTGGCGTTGGCCTGGTCTATAAGCCGTTTCCAGCCAGGTGCAGAGCGTTTTCTCCGGGTTGGCGGTTTCATAAAGCGGGATAAGACTGGGAAGGGTTGGGCAGAAGGGTAGACGGAAGGTTCAGGGATTGAGTTGCCAGCAGGCTTAAGGTTAAATCTAACCTTAAGAATCAGGCACAGCCAAATTTGGTTTACTCGCGGCCTTTATTGGACTCTGCCACCTTCTTGGGGAGGTTGAGAAAATAGATCGAATGAACCTGCTCTTGGAAGGGAACGAATGCCGCAGGGGTGGGCGCAGCTAAGGTCAGCATTTGCTGATGTTTTAGCCAATAACCAGAAGATTTAGCTCAGCGAGAAGAACAAATCTGCTGACTCTGCTTGTCCCACGGTCTGAAAATGCCATAATCAAGCAATCGCTTTGGCGAGGATGGGTCAATCCTATGCCCTCTGGGAGTTTCAGGTATTAATGAGTCTTCCCTTTGTTGCACTGATACAGGGCCTTTTGGCGGCATCCAGCCTGTTGGTGGGGGCCATTTTGGGTATTGGTTGGCAGCCTGCGCGGGCTTTTACCGCAGCTATTATGGCTTTTGGCAGCGGTACTTTGCTGTCTGCGATCGCATTTGACATCACCCTGCCCGTTTTTCGCCAAAATGGCTTTTGGCCGCTGGTAGTGGGCTTTGCCCTAGGCGGTACGCTGTTTACCGTGATCGTCGGCTACATTGATGCGCGGGGCGGTTTTATCCGGCACCCGTCTTCCTCTCGTCGCTTTCTCTACCAGCACCGGCAGGAGGAAGCCTCAGAAGTGCTAGATCGAATCGAGCATATCGAAATGCTCCACAGCCTGTCTCCTGCAGAAATGCAGGCTATTATCCCGCTGCTGAAGTCGCTCAATGTAGACCAGGGCACGGTTCTCTGTCAGGAAGGGGCTCCCGGCGATGCCCTGTTTTTAATCGTCGATGGCGAGGCCGAAATTTTTAAGGGTCTCAAAAAAATGGCGGTACTGGGGCCAGGAGAAATGTTTGGCGAGATGGCCCTACTCACCGGAGAAGAGCGATCGGCTACGGTAAAGGCCCGCACGCCGATGGAGCTCTACGAGCTAGATAAGGTCGATTTTGATGCCATGCTGACCCACTCTCCCCAGCTAGCCAGCGGGCTCAGTCGCATTCTGGCGCGACGACTGCGGGAGACCACCCAGAGCACGGCCAAGCGTGTTGAGTCGGACGATCAGTGGCGGCAGCGGGTGCTCGACAGCGTCGAAGTAGACATTCCCCTGTCTGAGGAGAATTTTCAGCAGCTGGCAAAAAGTTCGGCCCCGCTGGCAATCTTGGTCGGCACTCTGATGGACAACATTCCCGAAGCTTTGGTTATCGGCTTCAATGCTGGGGTGGGTAACGTCAGTGTGTCATT is from Pseudanabaena sp. FACHB-2040 and encodes:
- a CDS encoding cyclic nucleotide-binding domain-containing protein codes for the protein MSLPFVALIQGLLAASSLLVGAILGIGWQPARAFTAAIMAFGSGTLLSAIAFDITLPVFRQNGFWPLVVGFALGGTLFTVIVGYIDARGGFIRHPSSSRRFLYQHRQEEASEVLDRIEHIEMLHSLSPAEMQAIIPLLKSLNVDQGTVLCQEGAPGDALFLIVDGEAEIFKGLKKMAVLGPGEMFGEMALLTGEERSATVKARTPMELYELDKVDFDAMLTHSPQLASGLSRILARRLRETTQSTAKRVESDDQWRQRVLDSVEVDIPLSEENFQQLAKSSAPLAILVGTLMDNIPEALVIGFNAGVGNVSVSFLMAVFISNIPEALSSSIGMKQAGNSSRQILALWSGAVLLSGLIAMAGSLAMNLTSPWMVAIAQATAGGAILAMLSSTMMPEAYELGGGSITFSTIAGFLVGFWVTSFSL